Part of the Dehalococcoidia bacterium genome, GTCGCCGACATCGTCCGCAAGATCCGCGACGCGCGCGTCCCGGCCATATTCGCCGAGACGTCCATCAACCCCTCGCTCATCCGCCAGGTCGGACGCGAAGCCGGCGTCAGGGTAGTCGACGACCTCTACGGCGACTCTCTGGGGCCGCGGGGCAGCGACGGCGCCACCTACATCTCGATGATGGAGGCGAATACGAAGAAGATCGTCGAGGCGCTGAAGGACTGCTAGCCAGCCGCCCCGGCGCTCGCGACTGACTGCGCCGCGCCCTGCAGCCTCCCGTCGCTACCGGCCCCGGCGCCTCGCACCCGGAAAGCGATCGTCAGGGCGGGTCAGGGTCGGCCAGCACTTCGTCCTTGCGGATGTCCATCAGGACGAAGCTGTATTCGCCGCGGCGCGAGGTGCCGTAGCGTTTGAAGCCTGCCTTCTCGAAGCAGCGGTGGGCGCGCACGTTCCAGTCCAGCGTCTTCAGGTAGATGCGCTCCAGCACGCTGTTCTCGAACAGGTAACGTACGAACGTCCGGATCAGGTCCGTCCCGTAGCCGCGGCCCCAGTACTCCCGCAGGCCGATGGTGACGCCGATCTCGGCCTCTCGCCGCTGGTAGTCGACGTTGTAGTACATCACGTTGCCGATGTGCCTGCCCTGGAGGTCCTCGACCGCGAGCGTCCGGCGGTATGGGCTCGGATAGGCGAGCTCGTCGCCGAAGATCGCCATGTACTCCGAGAAAGTGCCGCCAAAGGGGCGCGCGGCGTCGAAGGTCGCGAGTTCCGGATCGCAGCGCCACTCGTAGTCCTGGCGCGCATCGGCGATAGTCTTCGTGCGCAGCACCACCAGCTGGCCGCGCGCCACCTCACCCTCGACCGCCGTGCTCACGATGCCGCCTCGGCCTCCCGTTCCCGGATCAGGTTGAGCGCCTGTCGCAGCACCTGGACCTCGTTGGCGTAAGTCATCAACTTCTCCGCCTCGCGGACAGGCACCCATCTTACTTCGTCGAACTCGTGGTCGTGCAGCGCCGGGTCGCCGCCCGTCGGCCGCATGAGGAAGTGATGCACGGTCTTGAAGTAGCGCACGCCCTGCTCAGGCCGCGCGAACCAGTAGTTGATCTCCCCGATCCGCTGCTCGGCTTCGACCGTGACGCCGGTCTCCTCCCGCACCTCGCGCAATGCCGCCTGCTCGATGCTCTCACCCGGCTCGGGCGTGCCCTTCGGCAGCGCCCAGAGGTTGTCGGCGTGCCGGCCGCAAAGGAGCACCTCGACCTGGTCGCCGGCCCGCCGCCAGACGACGCCCCCGGCGGACACCACCCTCTCCGTACGCAGCTTCGCCACTAAAGCATCCCCAGCGGGTCGTCGCCGAAGTCCATAGTCGAGAGCGCCACCTGGATGTCGTCGCGCAGGTCATCGTCGCCTTCGAAGAGGAGGTTCTTGAGGGCCACCCGCGCCCGCTGGCCGCCGATCTCGCCCAGCGCTGCGATCGCCGCGCGCTGCACCTCCTGGTCGGGATCGCCGCGCGCCATCTCGGCCAGTGGCGCCACGGCCTCCTCGTCCCCGATGGAGCCGGCGGCGAAGGCGGCCGCGTGGCGCATCTGCGGCGCGGGGCTCTGCAACTCCTGGAGCACGATGGGAAGCCAGACCTCATCGCAACTCCGTCCCATCGCGTCCACGGCGCCGATGCGCAGCGGCAGGCTGTCACCCTCCTCGTAAATGCTCTCGATGAGGTTCTGGGTGTCTTCCCCGCTCATTGCCCCGAGAGCCTCGATCGCGCGCGCGCGGACGAACTCGTCCTCCTCGAGGTCCTCCACGGACGCCGTCAGCGCGTCCCTCACGGCCTGGGAATCGCGCTCCGACAGCCGGTCGAACTCCGCGGCCAGCGCATACCGGCCGAGCGCGATAGCGCTCTGCAGGCGGACCTCCGTGTTGGGGTCTTCGCGCAACATCTCCGCCAGCCGCGGGATGATGTCCGGGTTCTCGTACTCGAAGAGGCCCTGGATGGCAGCCGCGCGCACCTCTGCGTCTTCGTCGTCCAGGCCCAGCTTGAACACGGCGTCGAAGTTCAGTTCGACGTTGTCCTCCGCCAGGTCGGTCAGGTCGGAGAGCACCCTGAGACGGCGCCTGGGCTCCACCTCACTCCAGGTCTCCGCAAACCTCTCCGACTCCTCGCGCGAAAGGTCGCCGAAGCTGATCAGTTGCTGGGACCCCAGGCGCTTGTTCGGGTCCGCAAGGTCACGAAGGCTATCTTCGAAGGCCATAGAGAGAGGCTCCACGGGCCTCAACGGCCCAAACTCAGCGTATGCAGCCCCCAGATCGCTGTCAAACCAGGGCGTCGGGCCCCGGCAGGTCCCGTCCGGGGCCGGAGTGTCACTGGCGTCGCCTCTGCCATGGGAGAAGTGGTGCCGGCAGCCACGGTTCGGCCGCCGACGGCCCTCAGACTCAAGCCAGCTCATCGTGCGGCGCGCCCTTTTCCCCGCGCTCGCGGGCTAGGGCTCGACCACCAAACCCGACCCTTCCCAGACCTCGCCGACCACCGCTGCGGGCCAGCCCTCGCCGGTGAGAGCGGCGATGAGGGGAACGACGTTCTCGCCGGGCACGGAGATGAGCAGGCCGCCGGAGGTCTGCGGGTCGAACAGGACGCGCACCATTTCCTCCGGCAGGTCATCGGCAATGCTCACGCGCTCGGCAAGCTGCTCGCGGTTACGGCGTTGGCCGCCGAAATCGACGCCGGCGCGCGCGTACTCGATCGCGCCCGGCAGGAGCGGCAGCGACTCCGCCTTCACCAGCACCTGCACGCCACTGCGCGCGGCAATCTCCAGCGCATGACCGGCGATGCCATAGCCGGTCACGTCCGTCAGCGCCGTGGCGCCGGCCTCGCGCGCCAGGTGGGAGGCGTGGCGGTTGAGGCGCAGCATGCTCTGGACCGCCGCCTCCAGGTGTGCCGGCTCCACTTCGTCACGTTTGGCCGCCGTCAGGATCAGCCCGGTCCCCAGGGCCTTCGTCAGCACCAGCGCGTCGCCCGGCCTGGCGCCAGCCTTCGAGAGCACGCGCCTGGGGTGGACGATGCCCATCACCGAAAGGCCGTACTTGGGCTCCGCGTCAATGATCGTGTGGCCGCCTGCGACTACCCCTCCTGCTTCCTGGACCTTATCGGCGCCGCCACGGAAGACCTCCGCCATCACGTCCGGCGGGAAGTCCTCCGGGAAAGCGGCAATGTTGAGGGCGAGCACCACCTCACCGCCCATCGCATAGACGTCGGACATGGCGTTGGCAGCAGCAATCGCGCCAAACGTCCAGGGGTCGTCGACCACGGGGGGGAAGAAGTCCAGCGTCTGCACCACCGCCGTGTCGGAGTCGATCTCATAGACGGCGGCGTCATCGGCAATGCCGACGAGCAGCCGCGGGTGCTCTTCAGGCTTGAACAGCTCTCGCAGTGGGCGCAGGACCTGCGCCAGTACGCCGGGACCGGCCTTGCCGGCTCAACCCGCGCACGAGGCGAGAGAGGTCAGACGGACCTGGTCGCGCGTCATGAGATCACCTCCCTTCCGGCGGACAGCGCCGAGTACAGAGTACAGAGTGCGGAGGCCCAAGGCCTATCGCCGGGCAAGGCCCCTTCCCTCTCCCCTCCGCGGCCTGCACTCTGTACGCGCCATGTCCGCTGCGCCTCTCTCCCCGCACGAGGTCCTCACCCGCCTCACAGCCCTCTACGGCAGGCCGGAGTGGCGGCCGCACGGCGACCCGGTAGCCGAACTGGTGCTGACGTTGCTCTCGCAGAACACGGCCGACACCAACTCCGGCCGGGCCTTCGCCCGCTTGTTGCTGCGTTTCCCGGACTGGCAGGCCGTGCTGGACGCCCCTCTCGATGAGGTGGTCGACGCCATCCGGCCCGGCGGCCTGGCGCCGACGAAGGCGCCGCGGCTGAAGGCGATGCTCGCCGAGGTCCGCGACCGCGCCCGCGGCTTCGACCTGTCGTTCCTGCGCGAGATGTCAGACGCGGAGGCGCGGGCCTGGCTGCGGACGTTGCCGGCCGTCGGGCCAAAGACGGCGGCCTGTGTGCTGCTCTTCGCGCTCGGGAAGCCCGCCCTCCCCGTAGATACGCACGTCTATCGCGTCGCCATCCGCCTCGGCCTCATCTCAAGCAAGCTCACGCCGGAGAAGGCCCAGGACGCTCTCGAGGCGCTGGTGCCCCCGGGCGACCAGTACCTGTTCCACGTCATGCTGATCAGGCACGGCCGCCACACTTGCGCGGCCCGCAACCCGGCCTGCGCCCGCTGCCCGCTGCTCGACCGCTGCCCCGCGGGCCAGGAGTTTGAGGCGGCTCGGGCGCTGGCCAAGCGTGACACGCCGACCCTGGGGCGGCGCTAACCGCGCGGCCGCCGCTCTCGACGTCATGGCCCGGGGCAGGACCGGCCGGGTCGCAAGCGCCGCCGGCTCCATGCCGCACGCCAGCAGGCAGCCATTGGCTGGCTTAGCCGTTCGTTGACACTCCAAATAGGCCGCACCTATGATCGAAATAGATTCGAAACAAGTGCCCGCGACTCCGGAATCCCGGGTCGCGTAGCAGTACGAAAGGACTGAATCGAGAAAGGAAGTGCCGAAATGCTTCTAGCTATCGTCGTGGGCGTCGTTGCCGGCGTCCTCGGGATGGTGCTAGGGGCTCTTCTCGGAATCGCTCTCAGGGAACGAAGGGAGAAAGGTAAGCTAGCCGCCGCCGAAGCCGACGCGGCGCGGATTATCGCCGAAGCGCAGACCAGGGAAAAGGAGCTTCTCCTCGAAGCGAAGGAGGAGGCGATCCGCATCCGCGCCCAGGCCGAGGCCGAGGCCAAAGAACGGCGGCAGGAAGTCCTCAGACTCGAAGAGCGCGTACTCCAAAAAGAAGAGAACCTGGACCGCAAGGCGGAGGCCCTCGAAAGACGGGATCGCGCCGTCGCGGAGCGTGAGCAGCACCTGGAAGAAGCCCGGGCGAAGCTCGAGGACCTCCAGCGCCAGAGGGTGGCTGAGATCGAGCGCGTCGCGCACCTTACCACCCAGGAGGCGCGGGGCATCCTCCTGGCCGAGATCGAGGGCGAGGTCAGGGAGGAAGCCAACCGCATAGTCCGCGAGATGGAGTCCCGCGCCCGCGAGGACGGCGCCATGCGCGCCCGCGAGATTTTGACCGCGACCGTCCAGCGCATGTCT contains:
- the selD gene encoding selenide, water dikinase SelD, with translation MTRDQVRLTSLASCAGUAGKAGPGVLAQVLRPLRELFKPEEHPRLLVGIADDAAVYEIDSDTAVVQTLDFFPPVVDDPWTFGAIAAANAMSDVYAMGGEVVLALNIAAFPEDFPPDVMAEVFRGGADKVQEAGGVVAGGHTIIDAEPKYGLSVMGIVHPRRVLSKAGARPGDALVLTKALGTGLILTAAKRDEVEPAHLEAAVQSMLRLNRHASHLAREAGATALTDVTGYGIAGHALEIAARSGVQVLVKAESLPLLPGAIEYARAGVDFGGQRRNREQLAERVSIADDLPEEMVRVLFDPQTSGGLLISVPGENVVPLIAALTGEGWPAAVVGEVWEGSGLVVEP
- a CDS encoding NUDIX hydrolase, producing MAKLRTERVVSAGGVVWRRAGDQVEVLLCGRHADNLWALPKGTPEPGESIEQAALREVREETGVTVEAEQRIGEINYWFARPEQGVRYFKTVHHFLMRPTGGDPALHDHEFDEVRWVPVREAEKLMTYANEVQVLRQALNLIREREAEAAS
- a CDS encoding HEAT repeat domain-containing protein, which gives rise to MAFEDSLRDLADPNKRLGSQQLISFGDLSREESERFAETWSEVEPRRRLRVLSDLTDLAEDNVELNFDAVFKLGLDDEDAEVRAAAIQGLFEYENPDIIPRLAEMLREDPNTEVRLQSAIALGRYALAAEFDRLSERDSQAVRDALTASVEDLEEDEFVRARAIEALGAMSGEDTQNLIESIYEEGDSLPLRIGAVDAMGRSCDEVWLPIVLQELQSPAPQMRHAAAFAAGSIGDEEAVAPLAEMARGDPDQEVQRAAIAALGEIGGQRARVALKNLLFEGDDDLRDDIQVALSTMDFGDDPLGML
- the nth gene encoding endonuclease III codes for the protein MSAAPLSPHEVLTRLTALYGRPEWRPHGDPVAELVLTLLSQNTADTNSGRAFARLLLRFPDWQAVLDAPLDEVVDAIRPGGLAPTKAPRLKAMLAEVRDRARGFDLSFLREMSDAEARAWLRTLPAVGPKTAACVLLFALGKPALPVDTHVYRVAIRLGLISSKLTPEKAQDALEALVPPGDQYLFHVMLIRHGRHTCAARNPACARCPLLDRCPAGQEFEAARALAKRDTPTLGRR
- a CDS encoding GNAT family N-acetyltransferase, translated to MSTAVEGEVARGQLVVLRTKTIADARQDYEWRCDPELATFDAARPFGGTFSEYMAIFGDELAYPSPYRRTLAVEDLQGRHIGNVMYYNVDYQRREAEIGVTIGLREYWGRGYGTDLIRTFVRYLFENSVLERIYLKTLDWNVRAHRCFEKAGFKRYGTSRRGEYSFVLMDIRKDEVLADPDPP